A portion of the uncultured Bacteroides sp. genome contains these proteins:
- a CDS encoding ATP-binding protein, with protein sequence MVQFTEEEKVIRRIDKRFSKGVVQYNLIEDGDKILVGLSGGKDSLALIELLGRKMRIFKPKFSVVAMHVVMKNIPYQSDLDYLKTYAASFDIPLFVYETYFDPSTDTRKSPCFLCSWNRRKKLFDAAKEHKCNKIALGHHMDDILETLLMNITYQGAFSTMPPKLVMRKFEMTIIRPMCLVHEADLIELARLREYRKQVKNCPYEVESSRSDMKNILRQLEAMNPEARYSLWGSMTNVQTELLPE encoded by the coding sequence ATGGTACAATTTACGGAAGAAGAGAAAGTTATTCGCCGCATTGATAAGCGTTTTAGCAAAGGTGTGGTGCAATACAATTTGATAGAGGATGGAGATAAAATCCTTGTCGGTTTATCCGGCGGGAAAGATTCGTTGGCTTTGATTGAGCTACTCGGAAGAAAAATGCGTATTTTCAAACCGAAGTTTTCTGTCGTAGCTATGCATGTGGTCATGAAAAACATTCCTTATCAGAGTGATTTGGACTATCTGAAAACGTATGCCGCTTCTTTTGACATTCCACTGTTTGTTTATGAAACATATTTCGATCCTAGTACTGATACCCGAAAGTCACCTTGTTTTCTCTGTTCGTGGAATAGGCGAAAAAAGCTTTTTGATGCGGCCAAGGAGCATAAGTGCAATAAGATAGCGTTGGGACATCACATGGACGATATTCTCGAAACATTGTTGATGAACATTACTTATCAGGGTGCTTTCAGTACGATGCCTCCTAAGTTAGTGATGCGCAAATTCGAGATGACCATTATTCGTCCGATGTGTCTGGTTCATGAAGCAGACTTGATCGAACTGGCTCGCTTGAGAGAGTATCGCAAACAGGTGAAGAATTGCCCTTACGAGGTGGAATCGAGTAGGAGTGACATGAAGAATATTCTCCGTCAATTGGAGGCTATGAATCCGGAAGCTCGTTATAGTCTTTGGGGGAGTATGACGAATGTGCAAACGGAATTGCTTCCGGAATAG